Within the Prochlorococcus sp. MIT 1300 genome, the region ACTGAACTTTCTTTCTGATTTAGCTGACACCTCAGTAGTGAAGATATCTATGGATACTGAAGGTTCACAAGTCATGTTAAGAGGTTAATGAAACCCACATATTTGTCTGATAAAGGAGTGCATATCCTTAACTATTCTTCTGAGGTCAAGACTAGACCCACACACAAGGCATTATTTTTAGATAGAGATGGTGTGATAATCGAAGATTGCCACTATATTTCCAGATCAGAGGATGTATGTCTTATTAACGGAGTTAGCCAACTTATTCTGCGAGCACAAGAGCTTAACTACGCAGTAATAGTTGTTACTAATCAGGCTGGAATTGGCAAGGGAATATTTTCTTGGAATGATTATCTAGAAGTTAATAATAGGATGATGCACCTCTTGGAGAAAAATATTCACATTCAACCAATTCATCTCGTTTTAGCCTGTCCCTTTCACCCTGAAGCAAATCAGAAGTGTTTTTCTCATCCCAATCATCCAATGAGAAAGCCCAACCCAGGGATGTCCTTATTAGCTTCAGAAATATTGAATCTTGATTTACAACAATCTATTATAATAGGTGATAAAGAGTGTGATATTCAAGCGGGAATTAGAGCGAGGATGAAACTAGCAGTTCACGTTTTGACAGGCCATGGAGCTGAACATCGAAATAAGGTTACTCAACTTAACTCTGATTCTACTAAGATAGAATTAGTAAGTTCTATAGGAGATCCTATGGTGCTCAATTGGCTAGAACTTTAGAAAACCTATGATGATTAACCATTATCTAGAGTATTTAACTGGTTTTCAAGAGGCTTTGACTCTTATGAAAACGAAAGAATATTCTGGATCAATCATTGAAGTAGCAGAACTCATAATAGACACTGTTAAGGAACGTAGGCCCATACTCATTTGCGGCAACGGGGGGTCTGCAGCAGACGCAAGTCACATAGCAGCCGAACTTGTATGCCGTTTTGAGAGTAATCGTGAACCCCTGAAGGCTATTTCATTAACCACTGACACCTCATTACTTACAGCAATAGGAAATGACTTAGGTTATGAGAGAGTTTTCAGTAGGCAGGTTGAGGCTCTTGGAGAGGCAGGTGGTTTATTGTGGGTGATTTCGACAAGTGGGAAATCTCCCAATATTAAGTTAGCTATAAAGGCTGCTAAGGCTATAGGTATGAAGGTTTTACTTATGACAGGTAATAATGTTCCTCTAGAATTAGAATGCGATTACGTAATAAATGCACCTTCCCAACGAACAGCATATATTCAGGAATTACATAGACTTGTTTATCATTTTATTTGCTTAGAGGTCGAGAGGAGCCTCCCTATCAGCTAAGATCTATTTACTTGAGAAAAATTTATGAAGATACTAGTGACTGGTGGAGCTGGCTATTTAGGTTCTGTTTTGGTACCAGCCTTGCTGGAATCTGGCCATGCAGTTACGGTAATAGACAATTTTATGTACAAACAAAATAGTCTAGCAACTCTTTGTACTAATAAAAACTTTAATGTAATTAATGCTGATGTGAGAAATACTTCTACATTGAAATCACTTTACACTAGCCATGATGTAATCATACCTTTAGCAGCCTTAGTAGGAGCCCCAATTTGCTCCAAAAATCCTGTAGGTGCAACGACTATTAATAAAGATGCTGTCCTTAAAATATTTGAGGTTTTAAGTAAAAATCAGATCGTACTTATGCCTACAACAAATAGTGCTTATGGTACCGGAGATGAAAACAATTTCTGTACAGAGGAATCTCCTTTAAGGCCAATCTCTCAGTATGCTATAGACAAAGTTAATGTAGAAACCAAGCTTATGATGCTTCCTAATGCCATTAGTTTTAGGTTGGCGACAGTTTTCGGAATGGCGCCAAGAATGAGGATAGATTTGTTGGTCAATGATTTTACATATAGAGCGTTTAATGACCGAGCTCTTGTTTTGTTCGAGTCCCATTTCAAAAGAAACTATATTCATGTACGTGACGTAGCGAGAGTTTTTATACATGCACTAAAGAATATAGATATTATGAGAGGGAATATTTATAACGTTGGTCTATCATCAGCCAACTTATCTAAACGAGAGTTGGCTGACAGAATCAAACTTCAGTTGCCTGAAACAGTTATTGTTGAACAGGCCATAGGCAGAGATCCTGACCAGCGAAACTATATTGTGTCCAATGAAAAGATTGAATCTACAGGTTTTAGTCCTAAATATGATATTGATTCTGGTATAGGCGAGTTAATTAAAGGTTATTCTATGATTAACAATTCAGTTTATTCTAATATATGAATATACAAAGAGATGTCATAATCCTCTGCGGAGGATTGGGAACTCGTTTAAACTCAATCTCATTTGGAAAACAGAAATGTATTTTACAAGTGGATGGAA harbors:
- a CDS encoding HAD-IIIA family hydrolase gives rise to the protein MKPTYLSDKGVHILNYSSEVKTRPTHKALFLDRDGVIIEDCHYISRSEDVCLINGVSQLILRAQELNYAVIVVTNQAGIGKGIFSWNDYLEVNNRMMHLLEKNIHIQPIHLVLACPFHPEANQKCFSHPNHPMRKPNPGMSLLASEILNLDLQQSIIIGDKECDIQAGIRARMKLAVHVLTGHGAEHRNKVTQLNSDSTKIELVSSIGDPMVLNWLEL
- a CDS encoding SIS domain-containing protein; the protein is MMINHYLEYLTGFQEALTLMKTKEYSGSIIEVAELIIDTVKERRPILICGNGGSAADASHIAAELVCRFESNREPLKAISLTTDTSLLTAIGNDLGYERVFSRQVEALGEAGGLLWVISTSGKSPNIKLAIKAAKAIGMKVLLMTGNNVPLELECDYVINAPSQRTAYIQELHRLVYHFICLEVERSLPIS
- a CDS encoding SDR family oxidoreductase; the encoded protein is MTGGAGYLGSVLVPALLESGHAVTVIDNFMYKQNSLATLCTNKNFNVINADVRNTSTLKSLYTSHDVIIPLAALVGAPICSKNPVGATTINKDAVLKIFEVLSKNQIVLMPTTNSAYGTGDENNFCTEESPLRPISQYAIDKVNVETKLMMLPNAISFRLATVFGMAPRMRIDLLVNDFTYRAFNDRALVLFESHFKRNYIHVRDVARVFIHALKNIDIMRGNIYNVGLSSANLSKRELADRIKLQLPETVIVEQAIGRDPDQRNYIVSNEKIESTGFSPKYDIDSGIGELIKGYSMINNSVYSNI